From the Candidatus Krumholzibacteriota bacterium genome, one window contains:
- a CDS encoding GNAT family N-acetyltransferase: protein MISIAVDDRVRIRSFTPADCDDLVLYADNPGIARFLRDAFPQPYTRRDALAWVRIASGARPETDLAIEVDGRCAGGIGIALRRDIERFTGEIGFWVGEPFWNRGIATRAVRAFVDWSFLAFDFARIEAFTFAGNPASARVLEKSGFVREGVRRRAAFKDGVFHDLVVFARLREEAA from the coding sequence ATGATCTCGATCGCGGTCGACGATCGCGTGCGTATCCGGTCGTTCACGCCGGCCGACTGCGACGACCTCGTCCTGTACGCCGACAATCCGGGGATCGCCCGGTTCCTCCGGGACGCCTTTCCCCAGCCCTACACGAGACGCGACGCCCTCGCCTGGGTGCGGATTGCATCGGGCGCCCGGCCCGAGACCGACCTCGCGATCGAGGTCGACGGCCGCTGCGCCGGGGGGATCGGCATCGCCCTGAGACGCGATATCGAGCGGTTCACCGGGGAAATCGGCTTCTGGGTCGGCGAACCCTTCTGGAACCGCGGGATCGCGACGCGGGCGGTTCGCGCGTTCGTCGACTGGTCGTTCCTCGCGTTCGACTTCGCAAGGATCGAGGCCTTCACCTTCGCGGGCAACCCCGCCTCGGCGCGCGTGCTCGAGAAGAGCGGCTTCGTTCGCGAGGGGGTGCGGCGCAGGGCCGCCTTCAAGGATGGCGTCTTCCACGACCTCGTCGTCTTCGCCCGGCTCCGGGAGGAGGCGGCGTGA
- a CDS encoding GNAT family acetyltransferase: MLIRPFQEGDEEEIVALWERCGLVVPWNDPRRDIERKRGVDPELFLVGEAAGRIAATCMAGYEGHRGWINYLAVDPPLRRRGYGARLMAEAERLLGMRGCPKINLQVRANNRDTVAFYEAIGYRVEELVDMGKRLVDDESPSARGGEEG; encoded by the coding sequence CTGCTCATCCGGCCCTTCCAGGAGGGGGACGAGGAAGAGATCGTCGCCCTCTGGGAGCGGTGTGGCCTCGTCGTGCCGTGGAACGATCCGCGCCGCGACATCGAGCGCAAGCGCGGGGTCGATCCGGAGCTCTTCCTCGTCGGCGAGGCGGCCGGCCGGATCGCGGCCACCTGCATGGCCGGCTACGAGGGGCACCGCGGCTGGATAAACTATCTCGCCGTCGATCCGCCGCTGCGCCGACGCGGGTACGGCGCCCGACTCATGGCCGAGGCCGAGCGGTTGCTCGGGATGCGGGGCTGTCCGAAGATCAACCTGCAGGTGCGCGCGAACAACCGCGACACCGTCGCCTTCTACGAGGCGATCGGGTACCGCGTGGAGGAACTGGTGGACATGGGCAAGCGGCTCGTCGACGACGAATCGCCTTCCGCACGGGGGGGAGAGGAAGGATGA
- a CDS encoding LOG family protein, translated as MGPAEGADGASLAAARELGALLAREGWVVLTGGRDAGVMGAVNEGAKTVGGSLTVGILPTASEVDPPHVDIVVRTDMHNARNNVNVLSSDAVVACGNGGAGTVSEIALAVKNGRPVVLLGAAPDVERLFGRLGGALVTTAATPEQAVEAVREIEGRRG; from the coding sequence ATGGGTCCGGCCGAGGGCGCCGACGGGGCCTCCCTGGCGGCGGCCCGCGAACTCGGCGCGCTCCTCGCCCGCGAAGGGTGGGTCGTCCTCACCGGCGGGCGCGACGCGGGGGTCATGGGCGCGGTGAACGAGGGGGCGAAGACGGTCGGGGGAAGCCTCACCGTCGGCATCCTCCCGACGGCGAGCGAGGTTGATCCGCCCCACGTCGACATCGTCGTCCGCACCGACATGCACAACGCGCGCAACAACGTCAACGTCCTCTCGAGCGACGCCGTGGTCGCATGCGGCAACGGCGGGGCCGGGACCGTCTCCGAGATCGCCCTCGCCGTCAAGAACGGCCGTCCCGTGGTGCTCCTCGGGGCCGCGCCCGACGTCGAGCGACTCTTCGGGCGACTCGGCGGCGCGCTCGTGACGACGGCGGCGACGCCGGAACAGGCCGTCGAGGCGGTCCGCGAGATCGAGGGGAGGCGCGGATGA
- a CDS encoding PAS domain S-box protein: protein MTDDRPTGMTHAERLERLFDLAFDMLCIATFEGRFTYVNPAWERVLGWPGTEFLSRQWLDFVHPDDSETTVEAGERLANEGRLVDFENRYRTKTGDYRWLSWNSVAEPGRGVIYAVARDVTERKEAERERLEGEARFHTLLEHLADIVWIIDRDSIILFETPSAWKMLGYGPGELVGSNGLDLVHPDDRARVVEALAEVHDRTNPFVPTEFRVRHADGSYIHFEAIANNLIDDPAVGGVVVTARNINERMRLREQLQQAQKMEAIGRLAGGVAHDFNNLLTAIIGGAEFLLASGEIREPDAETVRDIRDAGERAAKLTRQLMAFSRRQLFEVRVVDVNHLVGDLRKMLERMIREDIELVTDLASERGLVETDPTQLDHALINLVINARDATPAGGRITIRTADLRIGEGERNGGAGLPPGSYVSIAVSDTGQGIPEELHGKIFDPFFTTKEREKGTGLGLAIVYGIVKQHGGVVRVESEPGRGATFTIILPIVDRAAENEAERAGDGEIPRGTETVLVAEDELSVRKLVVHALESFGYTVLTARDAGEAVRLAAEHRDRLRLLVTDVVMPVMNGRELFERLRGEVEGLRVLFMSGYTEEIISAEDLAGPGAAFLQKPFMADGLARAVRGVLDAGTNGREFS, encoded by the coding sequence ATGACCGACGACCGACCGACCGGCATGACGCACGCCGAGCGCCTCGAGCGACTCTTCGACCTCGCGTTCGACATGCTGTGCATCGCCACCTTCGAGGGACGATTCACCTACGTGAATCCCGCCTGGGAGCGGGTGCTCGGTTGGCCGGGCACGGAATTCCTCTCGCGGCAATGGCTGGACTTCGTCCATCCAGACGACAGCGAGACGACGGTCGAGGCGGGCGAGAGGCTGGCGAACGAGGGGCGGCTCGTCGACTTCGAGAACCGCTACCGGACGAAAACGGGCGATTACCGGTGGCTCTCGTGGAATTCGGTCGCCGAGCCGGGACGGGGCGTCATCTACGCCGTCGCTCGGGACGTGACCGAACGGAAGGAGGCCGAACGGGAGCGGCTCGAGGGGGAGGCACGGTTCCACACGCTCCTCGAGCATCTCGCCGACATCGTCTGGATCATCGACCGCGACAGCATCATCCTCTTCGAGACGCCCTCGGCGTGGAAGATGCTCGGCTACGGTCCCGGCGAGCTCGTCGGCAGCAACGGCCTCGACCTCGTCCACCCCGACGACCGCGCGCGCGTCGTCGAGGCCCTCGCCGAGGTGCACGACCGGACGAATCCCTTCGTGCCCACCGAGTTCAGGGTCAGGCACGCCGACGGGTCGTATATCCATTTCGAGGCGATCGCCAACAACCTCATAGACGATCCCGCCGTCGGCGGCGTCGTCGTCACGGCGCGGAACATCAACGAGCGCATGCGGCTCCGCGAACAGCTCCAGCAGGCCCAGAAGATGGAGGCGATCGGACGCCTCGCCGGGGGCGTGGCGCACGACTTCAACAATCTTTTGACGGCGATCATCGGGGGAGCGGAGTTTCTCCTCGCGAGCGGGGAGATCCGGGAGCCCGACGCCGAGACGGTCCGCGACATCCGTGACGCGGGGGAACGCGCGGCGAAGCTCACCCGGCAACTCATGGCCTTCAGCCGCAGACAGCTCTTCGAGGTCCGCGTCGTCGACGTCAACCATCTCGTCGGGGATCTCCGGAAAATGCTCGAGCGGATGATCCGGGAGGACATCGAGCTCGTCACCGACCTCGCGAGCGAGCGCGGACTCGTCGAGACCGACCCGACGCAGCTCGATCACGCGCTCATCAACCTCGTCATCAACGCGCGCGACGCCACGCCGGCAGGCGGGCGGATCACGATCAGGACGGCGGATCTACGAATCGGGGAGGGGGAAAGGAACGGCGGGGCCGGGTTGCCGCCCGGATCCTACGTCTCCATCGCCGTCTCGGATACCGGACAGGGGATTCCTGAGGAGCTGCACGGCAAGATCTTCGATCCCTTCTTCACCACCAAGGAGCGGGAGAAGGGGACGGGTCTGGGACTGGCGATCGTCTACGGGATCGTGAAACAGCACGGCGGCGTCGTCCGCGTCGAGAGCGAACCGGGGCGGGGGGCGACCTTCACGATCATCCTGCCGATTGTCGATCGGGCGGCGGAAAACGAGGCGGAACGAGCCGGGGACGGCGAGATCCCGCGCGGCACGGAGACCGTTCTCGTCGCCGAGGACGAGCTGTCCGTGCGCAAGCTCGTGGTCCACGCGCTCGAGTCGTTCGGTTACACCGTGCTCACCGCCCGGGATGCCGGGGAGGCCGTCAGGCTCGCCGCCGAGCACCGCGACCGGCTGCGACTCCTCGTCACCGACGTCGTGATGCCGGTCATGAACGGCCGCGAGCTCTTCGAGCGCCTGCGCGGGGAGGTCGAGGGGCTCCGCGTCCTCTTCATGTCGGGCTATACCGAGGAGATCATCTCGGCGGAGGATCTCGCCGGGCCCGGGGCGGCCTTTCTCCAGAAGCCCTTCATGGCGGACGGGCTCGCCCGCGCCGTGCGCGGCGTTCTCGACGCGGGAACGAACGGACGGGAGTTTTCGTGA
- a CDS encoding SagB/ThcOx family dehydrogenase, with protein sequence MKGWTGDWSGHESDQEKGLPAPPIEKPWPPDAVLVDLVDADSLVSGVMPLQEAIGRRRSRRSFTDGALTREELSYLLWSTQGISRIVRGEDGTVRRHYRTVPSGGARHPFETYLLVNRVDGIPPGLYRYLAVEHRLLFLRDVDRPVDEMADICRGQRFVGEGAAVFIWAAVPYRTEWRYSFVAHRDILMEAGHICQNLYLATESIGGGTCAILGYDQEGLDRFIGVDGDEEFAVYLAPVGRIER encoded by the coding sequence ATGAAGGGATGGACGGGCGACTGGAGCGGCCACGAATCCGACCAGGAGAAGGGGCTTCCCGCGCCACCGATCGAGAAGCCCTGGCCGCCCGACGCCGTCCTCGTCGATCTCGTCGACGCCGATTCCCTCGTCTCGGGCGTCATGCCGTTGCAAGAGGCGATCGGGCGACGACGTTCGCGGCGCTCCTTCACCGACGGGGCGCTCACCCGCGAGGAGCTGAGCTACCTGCTCTGGTCGACCCAGGGGATCTCGCGGATCGTGCGCGGCGAGGACGGAACCGTCAGGCGGCACTACCGGACCGTCCCGTCGGGGGGCGCCCGGCACCCCTTCGAGACCTACCTGCTCGTCAACCGCGTGGACGGCATTCCGCCCGGGCTCTACCGCTACCTCGCCGTCGAGCACCGACTCCTCTTCCTCCGCGACGTCGATCGGCCGGTCGACGAGATGGCCGATATCTGCCGCGGGCAGCGGTTCGTCGGCGAGGGAGCCGCCGTCTTCATCTGGGCGGCGGTCCCGTACCGGACCGAATGGCGGTATTCCTTCGTCGCCCACCGGGACATACTGATGGAGGCGGGGCACATCTGCCAGAATCTCTACCTGGCAACCGAGTCGATCGGGGGCGGGACCTGCGCGATCCTCGGCTACGACCAGGAGGGCCTCGACCGTTTCATCGGCGTCGACGGCGACGAGGAGTTCGCCGTCTATCTCGCGCCCGTCGGCAGGATCGAGCGATAG